TCTTTCTTTATTTAAGAATAATGCCAGTGATCAGCTTCCCGTATTGACGGTAAGCAAGTTGAAACCCCTAAAACCGGGAATCGGAGCTATTAAGAATGAAGCCTGGAAAAAAACTTTTGGTAATATCCTGCTATGGGGAGGGATGGTCATCGCAATAATCGTGATATGCTATTTTGCTATCGGTTTCCTGAAAGATGTTAATAAGAAGTAAGATCCGAAATCAGGATCCGTTTATGTAAATACTCACGTCGGATTAAGCCGGTATAAAAGAAAGAATTTTTTCTAAATATACAGCATCTTCCTGATCGAATGAATTCAGGGTATCGCTATCTACATCAAGTACAGCAATAATTTTTCCGCCTACACGTACGGGTAGCACAATTTCTGATTTGGATAAGGAGCTACATGCAATATGACCGGGAAATTTATCTACATCCGGAACAATAAGGGTTTGCTCTTCTGCCCAGGCTGTTCCGCAGACACCTTTTCCTTTTTTTATACGTGTACATGCTACGGGACCCTGAAACGGACCTAAAACTAATTCTTCAGCTTCAACAAGATAAAATCCTACCCAAAAGAATCCGAACTGTTCTTTGAGTGCAGCGCTGATATTTGCAAGATTAGCAATCAGATTAGATTCTCCGCTAATTAAAGCCTCTATCTGAGGGATCAGTCCTTTATATTGTTCTGCTTTATTTCCTGTAAGTATATTCAGATCTTCTGCCATATATGTTGTTGCTCCACAAGTATTGAATACTCGTCTTTGATTAAAGACAAGTATTCAAAATTACAAAATGTTTGGAGGAGTATTGGGTTTT
The Sphingobacterium spiritivorum genome window above contains:
- a CDS encoding GAF domain-containing protein, with product MAEDLNILTGNKAEQYKGLIPQIEALISGESNLIANLANISAALKEQFGFFWVGFYLVEAEELVLGPFQGPVACTRIKKGKGVCGTAWAEEQTLIVPDVDKFPGHIACSSLSKSEIVLPVRVGGKIIAVLDVDSDTLNSFDQEDAVYLEKILSFIPA